ATCAtcaatgtattcatttttatacttGGACAGGAGATATATGCTAAAGAAAATTTGGCAATGGGTGTATCTCATGATCCATGGAAATGTTAAGCAATAAAGATAGTGCTTTGTGACAGTTCTTCCTTTCAGTGTCTCAAATGTTTTAGATGAAAAACGTGTCAACATAGCGGCTTAAAATTGACtcaattgaatatatttttttggcTCTTGCAGACGGACTAACCCGCGCCTACTAGCACTACCTTCCCAGTCACTCCAAGGCCTGGGCATTGTCAGACAAGCACACTTATTTATACTTTTGATTGAGCCAAAGTAGGTAATGGTGGTCTGGGAATCAGGCTCAGCTCTGATTCTGACTTATGATCTATGTCCTGGGCACCAATCTTTGTACACCTTGCCCATCATTCCCCTTTCCCTAATCTTTCACCCTTTTAATATTCTTAACCTTTGTTCTGAAGGTCCATTTAATTTTGTAGGAGACAGTATTACTTTAAAGGCATAAGCAGAGAACACTTAGGCTAGGACTAATCACTTACCATTACAAgaactgtttttccatgtacTCTATTCAGTTCCCTAAGAATATGAGGCATTCCAGTATGCTTGGGGAAAGGTACTTATTCAGGCCATGTTGATCACTGGGCCTATTTCCTTTTATACTTTGGGATGTCAGAGggggctttgtttgtttgtttgtttttgttttgacccCAGATACTTTTCTCACACGCGTGCAACCATGAATGACTGGGTGCATTTCTACAGATCCCTTTGTCTGTGAAGCTCTCTCTCACCCCCCTATGAACTCAATACTTTGGTTCCCTTCATTCCTCAGCAATGAATTGTCATCTCTGTGGGCTTATAGGCTCTGTCTAGGTTCCCCCTTAATTTACCTTGACCTAAAAACTCAAAGCAGGGAGATGCAGTTTGCTTCCCTATTTCTAAGAGATTATAGTACTTTGTTGCCAGatattcattattttgaaaacagtttcttcatttattcattatttatatacttttactGTTTTAGGTGGAAGATATACAACCCTTCTCCATTGACTAAAACTGGAAGTTCCCATTTATTCCTTATTCATTAATCAAACATTGATTCCCATTTGTATACCAGACACTGTCTTAGGCATTTGGGATAacataggaaataaataataaaactttgaaaagagTGGTAAAAGTTACAATAGGAAGTATATAATAAATCTTGAAAAGTGCATACGTGGGGTTGGGGGATTTCAACCAACAGCCtgataaggaaaaaagaacagaaaaataaaacatttaatgagACCACACTCATTCAGATTAACTAGACCTATGTTCATAAAAAAATGTACAGCATTGCCttgcaatgttttaaaattgtataataaTGATAGTGGGCACTTATAATAGCAGGTTAAAAAAGGAACCATTTCTAATTCTCAACTTCACAGAAAGAAAGTTAAGAATCATAGTTCAAAATTATTTACCTCACAAATGGCCCAAAACCTGGACATTAATGAGTCATTTATCAGGAGCAATTATTTGTAAAGCAGAACTCATCACATGTTTGTGATGGACAGTAGAGGAACAGTGGTCTCATGCTTGAATTATGATAAATGGTAAGAGCTCTGGAGTATTGAGAGAAGAAACTTTAGCATGGCTTGACTCTAAGTAATTTGTTTTTTGTGGCATCTCATTTGTGTCACATTAAAACCACAATCTCAAgggaatatttaaaacatatccCTTTGGCACCTTCCATCTGTAATTCTCTACTGATTATAATCACTTTAGTGTCAGACACCTCTATCAAAGGTTTTTTAGCATCTCCTAACAATGTACCTTTTCATCACCTGAGCCAAAGAGGGTGAGACTGAAAGAGAACTGTGCTGCTGAACTCATTTACCAACTTGTGCTGAGGCTTCTGGTTTCATGGTGAGGAGATTACGCAGTGTGTTCACTAAAGAACAAGGATAGGGCACTGCCTTTATGAATTGCCTAAAtgaagatttccttctttttcaatgaaaagtcatggaggagagtttggaaaaggtgAAAATAGAGTCTTCATTGAGAAACCAAGAATAAAACTAGAGGAGCTAAGGTTTAGCAGATGGGGAACCCTAGTgcacaagtaaaagaaaatgtgctGTTTGGGCCTGCTGAGAGATtggaaaaacataattaaaaaagatttaaactcagtggagtaggagaaggagatggagggggaaggaggaagaatagGAAAGTGAGGCGCTGtggaatgaagttgaccaaattatgctatgtatattcatgaatataccacagggaatccCATTGTTGTGTATATCCACAAagcatggatttaaaaaataaataaagagcgctggggatgtggctcaagcagtagcgcgcttgcctggcatgcgtgcggccgggttcgatcctcagcaccatatacaaacaaagatgttgtgtccaccgaaaactaaaaaataaatactaaaaaattctctttctctctctctctctctctctctctctctctctctctctctctctctctctctctctctttctctctctctcaaaaaaaataaaaataaataaagataaagaagatCATTACAGGATTGAAAGTGgaacaggagaggaaggaggaaaagttgaAGTACTGGGATTGAAGTGGAAAAAAGTATATTCTGTACATTTGTTAATATGGCAAAATGAACCCCATTACTAAGTATAACATTAATATACAAATTTacaaagacatttaaaaagtagTTTAGGGGAGGTTAGAAGTGGGAGGTACTAGTTAGCTAAATGTCTTTGGATCTCCGAATATAGTGGGAGGAATATCTTTTTGACTAGAATGGATAACCTACCCAAAAGGTCAATGGAAATCTGGGCAAAGATAGCTTGCAATTGAGTAAGTTGACAAATTCTAGAACATTCTCTATCATATTATAAACATCTCTTCTTCTACTTTCAGGTTTAGTGATATATGTTGTTCAGTTCTAGAGAAAGTATGGCCTTGAAATCTTTTTATACATCAGAGTTTAAAATGGATCTTTGATTACTGGTGAGTTTTATGTCTCACCATATTTATGAAGAATATGCTGCAGTAACACCCTCTAaactattgatttatttgttgaaACAATATCTACTATGGGCCTCATATGTCCAAGCAGATCTGGAAAATCCTAATTGATCTTTGACGTCTACAATCACAATTTCAAAGATATTTAAAGTCCCATTGGTTAAGGGAAACTCATTTAGGTAACAGGCAGAAGATAATATGTAATAAGTGTCAAATAGAGGAATGAAGTAGTGCTTTCAGTAAGAATTTAATGGGGGGAGGAATTCTTGTGATATGAAATAATCATAGAACTATACCAATTGAATGTTGAATATATACTGATCTTTAATCTTTTGATTTAATAGCTGTCATGTTTAGATAAGTCCTGATTACATTTGAGTATGTGATGAACTGATGCACAAAAATTCTGGTATGAAAATGAGTAAGTCATAGGCAACCCatttaggttaaaaaataaaattggtagaAACAAAAGATATACCCAGTTAAGAGAGCCAGGGATGTAGATATAGGAAGTATAAAAATGAACTAGGAAGTGATAAGAACCAAGTACATCCTTGAGTTTTATGCTAGTGTTTGCAAGATGTTGATGATGGGCTTGATGCTGGCTGTGTAAGCAGTGCCTGAATCAGTGCAAAGAACAGAGGGAAAAATGAGTATAAAAATAGTGAGTGAGGTTCAATGTGTTCTGGAGGAGATAAGCAAAAGGAGAACTGactatatgtgtatataagaATACTTGTACAAAGGCATGAAATGGCATGAACAGACTCtacatacaaagatatgaaaaattgtatttctatatgtgtaataagaattgtaatgcattctgctgctgtatatttaaaaaaataaaattaataaaactgaaaaaaaaagaatttgtagtATGTGTATCTGTGCATGTTCAAGATGGGTGTGGTGATTTGGTAGGTGAGAATTTCATGTTTATAGGAAAGTTCTTCTCTTAATGTGCTGAGAAACAGTGTGATAAGTTGGGCAGTATTTGTAGTGTGTATGGACACTGCAGTCTACTGTGCATTATGACTTTTTTCTCAGTCAGCTAAGTGACTCTGATACTCTGTGTGTCCAGATGGTAGAGTTGTATTAGGCTTATTTGTCCTCAGTATTCTAAGTTGCTAAAAATATAGTCATAGCATGAAAGCATGCAGTATTGCATGGCAGGCAGGCAGTGCTGAGAATATCTGCATAGAGATTGATCAGATCAAACATAGGTCTACACATCTGTGAATGGAAATAAGTAAATAGTAAATAGTGGCATTTGCTCTTCAAAgatatatttacatgtaaaatatattttttaatttacatagtTCTAAAATGGTCCAGAATTTTGCATTTTggctgggagggaaaaaaaaatggactagtTTCTTGCCAGAATTCTTTGTGCTTATAGCCCTttttctgaggggaaaaaaaggttcaTTAACTTCTGTTTAACTTTTGTTCTGGTACTTCTGGactttttgtcatatttttaattgatattaattcttcaaaAGGCATTGGGTTCGGATTCATGCTCCTCTTGTTAAGGGATTATATTGCTTAGGTACTTTCCTTCCTACCCCTTTCTCCATATTAAAATCTAGTTCCATCAGTACTGTTTCTGTATAGAAAATTgcaattttaaagtatttaaatctaAATGTATTCAACCAAACTTAACTAgtatcttttctctcttctttgtggtataaaaacataaaataataccATTTCTTCCAATTATGCTACCTTTAGACATTTATTAAGATATTGGTATTTGTTGGTCTCTAATACATTGCCTTTGTATTTTGGAAaagatatatttcaaatattttcaagaaattatTGTTGTTTGATACTATTTTAGCATCAGCTGAGAAATTATAATGCCCACTTTAATAATTTCATCATTGTTATATATTGATgaagatggagctggagaatatcatgctgactgaaataagccagtccccaaaaaaacaaaagccagatgttttttctgatatgtgggtgTTAATTCACAATTGGGCGAGAGGGCTGagtaagaatagtgttacttTACATTAGGTGGAGGGGAGAAGGTATGAGTGTAGGAAGGATTATAGAATGAatgagacattattaccctatatatacCTATATAACTATAAGACCTGTGGGattttatatcatgtacaaccagaagaatgagaaattatactcaattatatattatgtatcaatgtgcattctattgtcatgtataactaattaaaacaaattaaaaacataaaaacaataaaaatatcagagaaCCCAGAAATTCATTGTTATAGTGAAACatatcacttaaaattttttttaaagtgaattggGGTTTATGTGAGTTATTAAAATACCCTCTTGTCTATTTTTACAGGAAGAAATATCAGGAAAACCACACATATTTCCAGATGCCTGAGTGTTCACAGGTATGATATTAATGGAGGAGAAGTATTACAATGTCTTTAAGAGATTTTGCAAGATGACTAAAAATAAGGGTAGatacaaatataattaaataataccaAGAAGGAAAGACATgagagagtgattttttttcctaagaattgtgataataaataatgttctcaagtttcattttCACTTGATCAATGTTTGAATGTTCTAGATCAAAGGAATTCTCTTAGCTCTTATATTTTCATAGCAGTTATTCATTGACCTAACTGCAAATAGTCATTCAGATACGTTTGAAAACTTTCTAAGGATTAATTCCATAAGGAAAACATATCTAGGATTAATATTGCACTGCAGGAGTCAGATGCATTATCTCTTCCTAtcttaaaatttatgatttttttttcttgcaacaGGAACATTTGAAAGCTGCTCTGGGCATGATATGGAGCTTACAAACAAGACTTGGTTTCAGCCAACTACTCTCCTTCTAACAGGCATTCCTGGACTGGAGTTTGTACAAATATGGATCTCTATTCCAGTGGGCTTCATGTACCTAGTTGCCCTCCTAGGAAACTGCACCATCCTCTTTGTTATCAAAACCACCTCCATTCTTCATGAGCCTCAGTACATCTTCCTGTCTATGCTGGCAGCTACAGATGTGGGTCTATCTTTATCAACTCTACCTACGGTACTCAAGGTCTTCCTCCTGAATCACAGGGAGATTGAGTTCCATTCTTGCCTGGCACAGATGTTCTTCATTCATACCTTCTCCTCCATGGAATCAGCCATCCTGCTGGCCATGGCTTTTGATCGATTTGTAGCTATCTGTGACCCGCTGCACTACACTGTGGTTTTAACTCCTCCTAGAATTATAGGAATAGGGCTCATAGCTGTGTTTCGGGGTGTGCTGTTGATGGTGCCTTTGCCAATCTTGCTCAAACGATTGCCTTTTTGCAAAGGTGTCATTCTTTCCCATTGTTATTGCTACCATCCTGATGTGATGAAGCTGGCCTGTGGCTCTGTGAGAGTCAACATCGTCTATGGACTGTCTCTAGTCCTCTGCTCCTTTGCAATTGACTCTATATTCATTGTCATTTCATACATCTTGATTTTGAAAACAGTGCTGGGTGTTGCCTCAGGAGATGGTCAACTTAAGGCACTTAATACTTGTGTTTCTCATATCTTCACTGTCTTCATCTTTTATGTACCCCTCATTGTGTTGGCCCTAATTCACAGGTTTGGTACATTCACATCTCCTCTTCTCCATGTCACCATGGCcaatctcttcctctttctgactcCTGTCCTTAATCCCTTGGTTTATAGCCTAAAAACCAAACAGATAAGGTCAGCATTGCCCAAGATACTCAAGAGCAGGGCAAACTTTATGTAGTCCCATATGGCCTTAGTCAGAGAGACACCCTGACCTTCTCTGCCCTTTGATCTATCTGCTTCTCTAGGGAATATGTCATCACTTCAAGATATGGTTTTGCAAGAACTGATATATTTTCTCGTCTGCCAAGATGGTGGTGTCTTGTTTATTGTCTAAGAAGAAAATTACCACATTGTGAAATGGGAGTATTTGTAAACATCAGTGTGTGATATgtgtatttctgttttgttttcttttttaaagaaacacatgAAATGGTGTACCTTGAAAGTCTGTTGAAACTGAGCAGTTAATGACCATCTTATGGAAAATAGCAATGAAACCAGAACTaggcagcaaaaagaaaaaaaacattaacttgtttttataaatttcaaattacTCTTCCAAGGAATTGTCCATTAGCATaagtgaaaaatttgaaaattaggggaggtaaatatatttttgtattgttaactagaaatgataaatttaaaGTTGATGAAAGTTTATCTACCATTTAATGTGTTAGTGGATAAACAATAAGGGGATCTATTTGACTTtttgaaagtttaaaattatatcaatattaaaac
This portion of the Ictidomys tridecemlineatus isolate mIctTri1 chromosome 4, mIctTri1.hap1, whole genome shotgun sequence genome encodes:
- the LOC101968520 gene encoding olfactory receptor 51A4, translated to MELTNKTWFQPTTLLLTGIPGLEFVQIWISIPVGFMYLVALLGNCTILFVIKTTSILHEPQYIFLSMLAATDVGLSLSTLPTVLKVFLLNHREIEFHSCLAQMFFIHTFSSMESAILLAMAFDRFVAICDPLHYTVVLTPPRIIGIGLIAVFRGVLLMVPLPILLKRLPFCKGVILSHCYCYHPDVMKLACGSVRVNIVYGLSLVLCSFAIDSIFIVISYILILKTVLGVASGDGQLKALNTCVSHIFTVFIFYVPLIVLALIHRFGTFTSPLLHVTMANLFLFLTPVLNPLVYSLKTKQIRSALPKILKSRANFM